From the Sphingobium yanoikuyae genome, the window CGCGTGATCGTCACGTCGTGGACATGGCTTTCCGACAGGCCGGCATTGGTGATCTGGACGAAGCGGGCGCGTTCCTGCAGATCCTTGATGGTGCGGCTGCCGGTATAGCCCATCGCCGCCTTCACGCCGCCGACCAGCTGATGGATGACATCCTTAGCCGGCCCCTTGAACGGCACCTGGCCTTCAATGCCCTCGGGCACCAGCTTCATCTGGTCCTTGATGTCGGCCTGGAAATAGCGATCGGCGCTGCCGCGCGCCATCGCACCGACGCTGCCCATGCCGCGATAGCTCTTATAGGCGCGCCCCTGGTACAGGAAGGTTTCGCCCGGCGCTTCGGCCGTGCCCGCCAGCAGCGAGCCCACCATGACGCAGCCGGCGCCCGCGGCCAGCGCCTTGGCGACGTCACCCGACGTGCGCAGGCCGCCGTCGGCGATCACCGGCACGCCATGCTTGTGCGCTTCATTGGCCGAATCCATGACGGCGGTCAGCTGCGGCACGCCCACGCCGGCAACGACGCGGGTGGTACAGATGGAGCCGGGGCCGATGCCGACCTTCACGCAGTCCGCGCCGGCGTCGATCAGCGCCTTGGTCGCTTCGGCGGTGGCGACATTGCCGGCCACGACCTGGACATGGTTGGACAGCTTCTTGACCGCTTCCACCGCGACCGCGACCTGCTTGCTGTGGCCATGGGCGGTGTCGATGACGATCAGGTCGCATTCCGCGTCGATCAGCGCCTTGCTGCGCTCCAGCCCCTTGTCGCCCACGGTCGATGCAGCCGCGACGCGCAGCCGGCCCGACGCATCCTTGGTCGCCTGCGGATAGGTGACGGCCTTCTCGATATCCTTGACGGTGATGAGGCCGACGCAATGATAATTGTCATCGACCACCAGCAGCTTTTCGATCCGGCGGGCATGCAGCAGGCGCATCGCCTCATCCTGGCCGACGCCGGCCTTGACCGTCGCCAGATTGTCCTTGGTCATCAGCTCGCTGACCGGCTGGCCGGGATTCTCGGCAAAGCGGGTATCGCGATGGGTCAGGATGCCGACCAGCTTGCCGCTGGCCTCGACAACCGGAATGCCGCTGATCCTGTGGCGCTGCATCAGCATCTGCGCGTCGGCCAGCGTGGCGGTCGGCAGGATGGTGATGGGATTGACGACCATGCCGCTTTCGAAGCGCTTGACCGCACGGACCGCATCGGCCTGTTCCTCGACCGTCAGGTTACGGTGCAGCACGCCGATGCCGCCCAACTGCGCCATGACGATCGCCATGTCGGCCTCGGTCACCGTGTCCATCGCCGACGACAGGATCGGGATGTTCAGCTTGATCGCCTTGGTCACATGGGTCGACGTATCCGCCTGGCTGGGCAGCACATCGGATTCGGCGGGCTGCAACAGCACGTCGTCAAAGGTGAGGCCAAGGCGGATGTCCATGTGAAAGCCACTTTCTGCTGCGCGGGTCGGGCGGAGGGGAACCGGACCGCTGGGGATTCGTGGCGGCCCATGTAACCATTAACCCGCAAAACGGCCAGACCCCGGCGTCATTTTATTGCGGCACCTGCGCGGCATCCTGCAGCCGCCGGTCCAACGGCCCGGACGCGGCCAGGCGCAATATGCTCCCCTTGCCAGCCACATGGGATTTTCTGCCCTGTCTCAGGGTATTTACGCAATGCCCACGCCGTCCACCGGCTGCTAGACCGACCCCGACCAAGGCTTTCCCCTGCGATCGTTCCGCGATCCAAGCGAAGGAGACGGCAGATATGCCCCAATCGCCGATACCGGGTTTCGACATTCCCCGCACCGCCCCCGACGGATTCGTCCACGAACCCGACGCAGCCGGTGCCTTCTGGGAAAACAGCGCCGCCAACACGCTTCCCCCGCCCGACATGGTGGCCGCCTATCAGCGCAATCGCCCCCTGCCCACGGACGGCATCGACACGCGCAAGGCCTATATCATCGGCGGCGGCATCGCCGGCCTTGCCGCCGCTTATTATCTGATCCGCGACGCGCATATGCCGCCCGCCAACATCATGATCCTCGAAAATCTCGATATAGAGGGCGGCTCGCTCGATGGCGCGGGCAATGCGCAGGACGGCTATATCATCCGCGGCGGGCGCGAGATGAACTGGAATTATGACAATCTGTGGGACATGTTCCAGGATGTCCCTGCGCTCGAACTGCCCGCAGGCTTCAGCGTCCTCGACGAATATCGGATGGTCAACGACAATGACCCCAACTGGTCGAAGGCCCGGCTGATGCACCGGCAGGGCGAGATACGCGACTTCTCGACCCTTGGCCTCACCCGCGCCCAGCAATGGGAACTCATTCGCCTGCTGCTCAAGCGCAAGGAGGATCTGGATGACCTGACGATCGAGGATTATTTCTCCAAAGGCTTTCTCCAGAGCAATTTCTGGTTCCTCTGGCGCTCCATGTTCGCCTTCCAGAACTGGCAGAGCCTGCTGGAAATGAAGCTCTACATGCACCGCTTCCTCGATGCGCTCGACGGGCTGCACGACATGTCGGCGCTGGTCTTCCCCAAATATAACCAGTTTGACAGCTTCGTCCGCCCGCTCAGCAAGCTCTTGCGCGACAAGGGCGTGCAAATCCGCTTCGACACCCAGGTGCGCGACATGCGCATGCGCCTGGAGGGCGACCGGCGCACCGTCACCGACCTGCTCTGCCGCATCGACGGCCGGGAAGACAGCATCGCCGTCGGTCCCCGCGATCTGGTCTTCGCCCTCACCGGATCGATCACCGAGGGGACGGCCTATGGCGACATGGACCATGCGCCGGTGCTGAAACGGGGCAAGGCCGATCCCAGCCCCGACAGCGACTGGACGCTGTGGAAGAATCTCGCCGCCCAGTCGCCGGTCTTCGGCCGGCCCGAAAAATTCTATGGCGACGCGGACCGTTCCACCTGGGAATCGGCGACGCTCACCTGCAAGCCATCGCCGCTGGTCGATCGCCTGAAGCAATTGTCCGTCAATGATCCCTATTCGGGCCGCACCGTCACCGGCGGGGTCATCACCTTCACCGACAGCAATTGGGTGATGAGCTTCACCTGCAACCGCCAGCCCCATTTCCCCGACCAGCCCGGCGATGTGCTGGTGCTGTGGGTCTATGCCCTGCTGATGGACAAGGACGGCAATCATGTAAAGAAGCCGATGCCGGCCTGCACCGGGCGCGAGATATTGGCCGAACTCTGCTATCATCTGGGCATCGCCGACCAGGTCGACGCGGTCGCCGCCAACACCAAGGTGCGGCTGGCGCTGATGCCCTATATCACCGCCGAATTCATGCCGCGCGCGGCTGGCGACCGCCCCCGCATCGTGCCGGAGGGTTGCACCAATCTCGGCCTGCTCGGCCAGTTCGTGGAAACCAACAATGATGTGGTCTTCACCATGGAAAGCTCGGTCCGCACCGCGCGGGTCGCGGTCTACACGCTGCTCGATATCCCCAAGGCCGTGCCGGACCTCAGCCCGACCCAATATGATATCCGCAACCTGCTGAAAGCCGCCCGCGCGCTCAACAATGGCGAGCCCTTCATCGGCGAGCGGCTGCTGCGTCGCCTGCTCGACCGCACCTATTTCGCCCATATCCTGCCGCCCGCCCCCGACGGCGCGCCGCTTGACCGGGCGGAGGAGGAATTGCGCGGCCTGCTCGGCAAGGGCGGCGACGCGATCCAGCGCGTCGGCACCTGGCTCAGCGGCTTCCGCGATGCGCTGCAACGCCGGGGCGACTGACCGCGCCCGACGCGGCTCAGCCGATCAGCGCAAAGAACAGCGGCGCCCCTGCCATCAGCCCGCGTGCCAGGCGCCTATGCCGCGCGTCGGGCAGCGATCGGATGGCATATAGCGCCGCCAGCGGAACGATCGGCAGCAGCGGCAGATAATAGCGGGGATAGGCGTCCATCATCCATCCCGTCGCCAGATGCCGTTGATAGCTGAACAGGATATGGACCAGCATCACGCCGGCTGCGGCGCCGCCGCCCGCCAGGATCAGCATCGCCAGCGGATCTCGACGACGCTGCACGAGCACCGCCACGCCCGCGCGCTTTATCCCGTCCATCGCCAGGATCAGCATGCAGGCCGGAATGGCAAGCGCCCCCCATTGCAGCCCCGTTCTTTCGCTCAGCACCGGCATCCACCCTTCCACGAAGGATGTCAGGAACATCAGGACATAGGCCGGAAAGCCCATCCGCGCCTGCCCGGCCCAGCCGGCAGCGGCCGCCCCATCCCGCAACAGGCTTTGCTGCGCGAAGGTGTCGGGTGCGGGGCTTCCATAAGCCAGCCAGAAGGCGACAAACGGCCAGGTAGCAACCGCGAACGCCAGCAGGACCACGCCAAGATGCAGGAGCGGCATTCGCTTCCCCGTCCAAACCAGCAGCATCAGCAGCGCGGCCAATGTGCCCCCACACAGCATCAATCCCGTCAGCTTGGCCAGGCTCGCCACGATCAGGCCGATGCACGCCAGCAGCAGGTCGCCCAGGGCACCACGCCGCAGATAGCGGCCCAATCCGAACAGCAACGCACCGCCGCCCAGAAAGGCCAGATTGTCGTTGTTGACCGCCCCGGCCAGTTCGATCAGCAATCGGACGCAGCACAGGTTCAGCGCCAGCGCGATCCATTCCGCGTCCGCCCGCACCAGACCCCGCCCAAATCCCAGCATCAGCAGCAGGCCGATCCCGACGATCGCGACATTGGCGAAATGCAGGATGATGACGGCACCGGCCCCTACGCCAGTCAGGCGCGGCGCCATCGCTGCCATCAGCTGATAATAGGGCGCGGGATGGTTCAGATAATTATCATTGTCGGTCCATTGCATCGTCGCAGGATCGAGCAGCCGCAACCGTTCAAGCGGGACCGCAGCGCCATTGGCGTCCTGGATCTCGGCCACATAGGATAGATGGGCAAGTTCATCGAACCCCTGCGTCACATTGACGCGCAGCGCCGACAGCGACGCCGCAACCATGAACAGCAGCAGGCAGGCCCCGAGCACGAGGCCGGGCCGCAATGTCGGCGCATGCGCCTGCACGGGAAAAGGCATGTTCTTGGTGGTCATGGCCTGCCATCATCAAAGACTGGTCCATGCCTGCCAGAGACGCCTTAAGATTAAGGTAAAGCCCGCCTTCAGCAGTGCTGCCAGCCGCCGACAAAAAAGAAGGCCCGGCAAATCTGCCGAGCCTTCTCATCTGCCTCAATCGCTGGATCAGGCGCCAGCGGGGGTCGGATCGCCGAACGGCCCCTTGCGCTTGCGCGTTTTGGGAATGGACGACCCCGCAGCCGGGATCACCGACGGCTTGATCGTGGTGCCGTCGTCGCGGGTGATCTCGCCCTTCTCCAGCAGCGCCTTGATCTCCTCGCCGGAGAGCGTCTCATATTCCAGCATGGCGTTGGCCAGCAGGTGCAACTGGTCCTCATGGCCCTTCAGCAATTCCTGCGCGCGGGCATAGCCCTGCTCCACCAGACCACGGATTTCCTTGTCGATCAGCTTCGCCGTCTCGTCCGACATATGGACGCGCTGGCTCTGCGAATAGCCAAGGAAGGTCTCGCCCTGCTGCTCTTCATATTGCAGCGGGCCCAGCTTGTCGGACATGCCCCACTGGGTGACCATGTCGCGCGCCAGCTTGGTGGCATATTGGATATCGCCCGACGCACCCGACGACACCTTGTCATAGCCGAAGATGATTTCCTCGGCGACGCGGCCGCCCATGGCCACGGCCATGTTCGCGTGCATCTTGTCACGATGATAGCTATAGCTGTCCCGTTCCGGCAGGCGCATCACCATGCCCAGCGCACGGCCGCGCGGGATGATCGTTGCCTTGTGGATCGGGTCGGACGCCGGCTCATGGACCGCGACGATGGCATGGCCTGCCTCATGATAGGCGGTCATCTTCTTCTCGTCGTCGGTCATGACCATCGAGCGACGCTCGCTACCCATCATGACCTTGTCCTTGGCCGCCTCGAACTCGTCCATGGCGACCAGGCGCTTGCCGCGACGGGCCGCCATCAGGGCAGCTTCGTTGACCAGGTTGGCGAGATCCGCGCCCGAGAAGCCCGGCGTGCCGCGCGCGATGGTGCGCGGATTGACGTCGGGTGCCAGCGGCACCTTCTTCATATGGACGGCCAGGATCTTCTCGCGGCCCTCGATGTCGGGACGGGGCACTACGACCTGACGGTCGAAGCGGCCCGGACGCAGCAGCGCGGGGTCCAGCACGTCGGGGCGGTTGGTCGCCGCGACGATGATGATGCCCTCATTGGCCTCGAAGCCGTCCATCTCGACCAGCAGCTGGTTCAGCGTCTGCTCGCGCTCGTCATTGCCATTGCCCAGGCCCGCGCCGCGATGGCGGCCGACCGCGTCGATTTCGTCGATGAAGACGATGCACGGCGCGTTCTTCTTGGCCTGCTCGAACATGTCGCGCACGCGGCTCGCGCCGACGCCGACGAACATCTCGACAAAGTCGGAACCCGAAATGGTGAAGAAGGGCACGCCCGCCTCACCCGCGATCGCGCGGGCCAGCAGCGTCTTGCCGGTACCCGGCGAACCGACCAGCAGCGCGCCCTTGGGAATCTTGCCACCCAGCCGCGCGAACTTGCTCGGATCCTTCAGGAACTCGACGATTTCCTGCAGTTCCTCGCGCGCCTCATCGATGCCGGCGACGTCATCGAAGGTCACCTTGCCATGCTTTTCGGTCAGCAGCTTGGCCTTGGACTTGCCGAAGCCCATCGCGCCACCGGCGCCACCGCCCTTCTGCATCTGGCGCAGCACGAAGAAGGCGATGCCCAGGATCAGCAGGAACGGCAGCGACTGGTAGAGCATGATCTGCCAGAAGCTGGGCTGCTGTTCGGCCTGGCCCGAATATTTGACATTATAATCGTCCAGCAGGTCGGTCAGCTTGGGGTCATTGACCGGGACCGTGCTGAAACCCTGGCCACTCGACAGGGTGCCGGTGATCCGGTCGGGCGCGATCGCCACATCCTTGACCTGGCCTTCCTGCACCTTGGCACGGAATTCCGAATAGGCGATGGCGCTGCCGGCCTGGGTGGTCGGGCGCTCGAACAGCGAAACGAACAGGAGCAGGGCGATGATGACCCCTGCCCAAATCATCGCACTCTTGATCCAGGGATTACCCTGTGGGTCTTTTTCGTCGTTCATCATCACTCTCTTTCACCCCGCAAGATAGGGTGTGGCCGGCAAAGCGCAAGCTGGACGCGCCGTCCGCTGCCGATTTCCGGCCCTGTCGATTGCCAGATGGTCAGTTGCCGGTCAGCTGGAACAGCGCGACATAGGCCAGCACCAGCGCCAGACCGGCGGACAGGCCGCACAGCAGATAGCCCATATAGAGAAGCAGCGGCGGATGCGCCTTGTTCAGCTTCCGGTTCCGCTTCACGGCCGAAAGGATCACGCTGATCAGCAAGCCATAGGTCAGCGCCGCAAATTCCATCATTCCGAACAAATCCCGCTATTGGTCACGCCATGTGGTTAACGGCCCATGGGTTAAGAACCGGTCAGCATGCCGCCCAAAAGCGACCGGCCGTTGGCACCCTGCGTCGGACGGTGGAACTTTTCCGAAAATCTCAGCGTCGCGGGGGTGCCGGTGACAGGGTCCATACCGCGCCACCCCGCAGCAGCCAGTCGCCCAGACTCGCCTGCCGCCCCGCCCGCGCAGCGGCAATCGCCCGGTCCAGCGCCTCGCCGCGCGGCAGCACGATCTCCGGGTCGGCAGAACAGAGCATCTCGATCAGCAGCCGCCGCAAAAGCTCGCGCGGCAGGTCGGTGCGGTCCAGCACCCAGGCGTCGGTCGACGGATGGATATGCGTGGCCGCCAGCCCCGCCACCGTCCATTGCAGCGCCGCCTCCGCCTCCGCCAGCGCCGCCGCGCTGCGCGCCGCCGCCTCGGCATCGATCCAGTCGACGCCATCCAGCCGCTTGCGCAGCGCCGCCCGGTCGAAGCGCGGATCGGCATTGGACGGGTCCAGCACATAGGGCAGCCCGGCCTGGTCGGCATGGGCCTGCAACTGCGCCTTGCGCACCGTCAGCAACGGCCGCAGCACCCGGCCGGCCCGCGCCCGCACCCCGGCCAGACCGCCGACCCCCGATCCCCGGTTGAGCCGCATCAACAGGGTTTCCAGCTGGTCGTCGGCATGATGGGCGGTCAATATCCAGTCCAGCCCGGCGCCGGCCCGCCATGCCTCCAGCTGAGCATAACGCTGCCGCCGCGCCCAATCCTGGATATTGCCGGACACTTCCGTCTCCGGCGCCAGCGTCGCATGGGGCACGCGCCGCTCCGCGCACCAGCGCGCGACCATCGCCGCCTCGGCCGCGGATTCAGCCCGCAATCCATGATCCAGGGTCGCCGCCGCCACCCGGCCGGGCCAGGCCTGCACCGCCAGATCGAGCAGCGCCATGCTGTCCGGCCCGCCCGACACCGCAATGCCGAACCGGGCCGTCTCCTCCCCGTCCACCAGCGCGCGCACGGCCAGCCGCAGCGCATCGGGGCGATGGGAAGGTGCCAGCTCCGGCACGTCTATCGGCTCACACGCTGCACTTGGCCTTGGTCCGCCCCTTGTCCATCATGCCGCGCAGGCCGCTCGACAGGGTCGAACCATAGACCTGTTCCAGCTCCGCATAGACCTTGCAGGCATCCGCAGGCTTCTTGAGCTGGATCAGCGCCTCGCCCAGATAGGCCAGGCTGTCGGGCGCGCGCTCGCCACGCGGGCGCTTCTGGTAATTTTCGTAGAAGGCGACCGACGCCAGCGCCGGCTTGCCATCGTCCAGATAGGCCCGGCCCAGCAGGTTGGCGGCGCGGCTGCCGACCGACCCGTCGCCATATTTGTCGACCGTCGCCTTGAGCTGCGCCTGCGCCTCGGGATAGAATTTCGCGTCCCACAGGCGGAAGCCATAGCTATAGGCATCGCCCGCCGCATCGCCGGTATCCGGCTTCTCGATCGCCGCCACCGCCGTCTTGCGGGCATCGCTGGCCACCGGCGCGGCGGCGGACTTTGCGGGCGGGGTCGTCGGCTTGGCAGCAGCCGGCTTGGGCGCGGGCGCATCGGTCGCGACCGTCGGACGCATCACCGGCGGGCCGGCCTCGACCGGCGTTGCGGCCCGCGCTTCGGCTTCCGCCTTGTAGCGGTTGAACGCCTCTTCCAGCTGCTTGAGCTTGTAGCTGTTTTCCTCGACCTGGCCGGTGATCGAGGCGAGCTGCGATTCCAGCGCCCCCACCCGCGCGGTCAGGTCGGCCACCGGGCTCGACGTCGGGCTGCCCGGCGCGATGGTCGGCGTCTGGGGACGGGTGATTTCCGCCTCTACCGGCGTGCCGGCCGGGAACACCTTGCGCTGCACCGCCCGCATTTCCTTTTCCAGCCGGTCGACCCGCAGTTCGACCGTGGGATTCTGCTGGGCAGCGGCCGGCACAGCCGACAGCAGCGGGGCCGCCAGCGCGATGGCGGTGGTGGCAAGAAAGGCGTAACGCATGATGATCCCCGACTAAATCTTTCCGCCTTTAACCATAGGCGGACGCGCCACGCAACAAAGCGCGGCCCGCTCGTACCTGTACGGCTATGGGACGGATTAGTTGCCCGCGCTGGGCTGCGGCGCGGCGGTCGGCGGCGGTGACGCAGCCGGCGTCGGCACGCTCCCCTGCCCGCCCGCGGGCGTCGTCGGCGCGCGCTGCGGCTGGCCGGCCGGTGCCGGAGCGCCCGCCGGAGCAGCGGCCCGTGCCAGCAGCGCCTCGGCACTGACCGGAACGTCGGCGATGGTGCGGTCGGCCGCGCCCAGCGGCGGGATCGCCTTGCCACCCACGGTCACGTCCAGCGCCTGCGGGCGACCGGTCAGGATCGTCGGATTGCGCGCGCCGGCCGGCAAGGTGAAGCTCTCGCCCTTCTTCAGCAGCCCGTCTTTCAGCCGCTCGCCCGCCTCGTCGACGATGCGCATCCACACATCGTCATTGGCGGTGAACACCACCGGCCCGGTGACGGGCGCCGCGATCGGCGCCTGCACGCCGACCTTGGGCGCGGCGGCGGGCTTTTCTGCCTGCTGCTCGGCGATTTCCTCGCCGGTCGGCGGGGTCAGCAACTGGGTGCGCCAGATGGTGAAGCCGGCAATCACGATGATGCCGATCACCGCCGCGGTCCAGGCCAGGGTGCGCGACGGCACCCGCGCCGGATCGGCCGGCTCGAACGCTTCGTAGCGGGTCGCCCCCATGTCGGAATTATGCACGGCATTGCGCACGTCGGCGGCGATCGCCACCTCGTCCAGGTCGATCGCGCGGGCATAGGCGCGGGCGAAACCCACCGCATAGGGAATGCCCGGCAAGGCGCCATAATCATCCCGCTCGATCGCCTCCAGCTGACGCTGGGCGATGCGGGTCCGGGTGGCGATATCCTGCACCGACAGCCCCTGCGCCTCGCGCGCGGCGCGCAACTTGGCGCCGGGGGTGCTGGGATGCGCTGCCGTCGCGTCGTCCGCGACGGGTTCGAATTCGGGTTCGTCTGCCATGCTGCTCCGCGACCTTGATTGCCGGCCTTGTCTCATTGCGGGACGGCGCTTGTCAACGCCGGGGCGGTGTCTTTTCAGGCCAGCTCGATGTTCCGCTGCTCGGCCCAGCTGGTCAGTTGCGCGCGCAGATCGCTCGCCCCGCTGTCCAGCAGATCGCGCATCAGCGCCTGCAATTCGGCCGCATCGATCGCGCGGATCATCGCCTTGACCGGCCCGACCGACGCCGGCGTGATCGACAGCCGCCGCACGCCCAGGCCAATCAGCGCCATCGCCTCCAGCGTGCGTCCGCCCATCTCGCCACAGACGCCGACCGGCACCTTGTAGATCTCGCAGATCCGCACCACCCGATCCAGGAACCGCAGGATCGCCAGGCTCAGCCAGTCATAACGCTCCGCCAGCTTGGGATGGGCACGGTCGGCGGCGAACAGGAACTGGGTCAGGTCGTTGGTGCCGATCGACAGGAAATCGAGCTGCGGCAGCAGCAGGTCCAGCACCTCGGCCAGCGCCGGCACCTCCAGCATCGCGCCATAGCGCACCGCCACCGGCAGCTTCTTCTTCTGCCCGATCAGCCATTGCCGCTGATGCTCGACCAGCGTGCGCGCCTCTTCGAACTCCCAGGGTTCCGACACCATCGGGAACATGATGTTCAGCACCTTGCCCGCGCTCGCCTCCAGCAATGCGCGCGCCTGCGCCTTCATCAGGCCGTCGCGGTCCAGCGCCAGCCGGATCGCGCGCCAGCCCATCGCCGGATTATCCTCATGCTCGTCATCCTCGCGCGTCATATAGGGCAGCGCCTTGTCACCGCCGATGTCGACGGTGCGGAAGATGACGGGCCGGTCGCCCGCCGCGTCCAGCACATCCTTGTAGAGCCGCTGCTGCTTCTCGCGCTGCGGCAGCGTCGCCGACACCAGGAACTGGAACTCGGTGCGGAACAGGCCGATGCCGTCGGCGCCGACCATGTCCAGTGCCTGCGCATCCTCGCGCAGGCCGGCATTGACCATCAGCTCGATCCGCGCCCCATCCTGCGTCACCGACGGCAGGTCGCGCAGCGCGGCAAATTCCGCCCGCCGCTTCTGGGTGATGTGCAGCTTGGTCTCGAACGCCTCCTCCATGTCGGGCGTCGGCCGGATCAGCAGCGCATTTTCGGCGACATCCATCAGGATCAGGTCGCCTTCATTGACCCGGTGGCGAATGTCGCGCACCCGGCCCAGCACCGGCACGCCCATGGCGCGGGCGACGATGGTGACATGGGCGGTCAGCGACCCTTCCTCCAGGATCACGCCCTTCAGCCGCCGCCGGTCATATTCCAGCAGCTCCGCCGGCCCCAGGTTGCGGGCGATCAGGATCGCATCTTGCCGCAACCCCAGTTGCGCCGCCGTGCCCAGTTGCCCGGACACGATGCGCAGCAGCCGGTTGGCCATGTCCTCCAGATCGTGCATCCGGTCCTGCAGCAGCGGATCGTCGATCTGGCGCATCCGCATCCGGGTGCGCTGCTGCACTCGCTCGATTGCCGCCTCGGCGGTCAGGCCGCTGTCGATCGCCTCGTTGATGCGGCGGATCCAGCCTTCGTCATAGGCGAACATCTTGTAGGTTTCGAGCACCTCCTGATGCTCGCCCTCGGTCCCGAAATCGGCCGTGCCGGTCATCCGGTCGATCTGTTCGCGCATCTTGGCAAAGGCGGAAATGACCCGCTGCCGCTCGGCTTCCGTATCCTCGGCGACGGTATGCTCGATATGGACGCGCGGCTGGTGGAAGACGACATGGCCCCGCGCCATGCCCATCACCAGCTGCAGCCCGGTCATGATGTTCGACCCGGTTTCCTGCACCCGCGCATCGGTCGGGCCGTCATCGGCCAGCTCGGCATTGGCGATCAGCTCGGACAGCACCATGGCGACCGTCTGCAGCGCCTCGATCTCGACCTCTTCATATTTGCGCGGCTCGACATGCTGCACGCACAGCACGCCCAGCGCGCGCTCGCGCCGCACGATCGGCACGCCGGCAAAGCTGTGGAACAGTTCCTCGCCGGTTTCCGGGCGATAGGAAAAGTCGGGATGGGCGGCCGCCTCATCCAGGTTCAGCGGCTCGACATTGGTGGCGATCAGGCCGACCAGCCCCTCGCCCTTGGCCATGCGGGTGACATGCACCGCCTCCTGCTTCAGGCCACGGGTCGCGAACAGTTCCAGCACGCCCTCACGCACCAGATAGATGGAGCAGACCTCGCTCGACAGCGATTCGCCGATGATCTCCACCACCTTGTTCAGCTTGGCCTGCGCGCTGGTGCGCGCCGCCATCACCTCCTGCAGGCGGACGAGGATCTGGCGGGCGGCGGCGGCGGGCGTACTGGGCATGGCAAATCGCTAACAGATGGATGGCTTTCTTTCCAAGCGCTTTCCTCGCGATATGTTGATGAACACCGCAGAAAAGCACGATTGTTGCGCATCGCTGATAAGCTAGGTCATCTTCCTCATTTGCGTGGCGGATACATGCTGTACATTCGTCTAACGCCGCAAAGGCAGCATCAAGCATGTCTGGGAGTCAGGGATCATGGAAACGACCACGCCAACGGAGTTTGAACAGGAGCTTCTGGACCGCGGCTATTCGCGCCGCCAGCTGGCCAAGGTGACCGCGCTGCTCGGCGCCGGCGCCGTCGCGATGCGCACCGTCGGTGCCGCCGCACAGCAGGCCGCCAAGCCGGTCGAAGGCGCGGTCCGCATCGGCGCCAACGAATGCTGGACCGGCCCCTTCCCGGTCGCCGCCGAAGCCGCCTTCAAGCTGGTGACCGAAGGCAATCGCTACGAACCCGACAATGAGCATGAAAAGCTGTTCGCCGCCGTCGCGCAGGTGGAGGGCATTCCGGCCGACCGCATCGTTGCCTGGCCCGGCTCGTCCGATCCGCTGAGCCGCGTCGCCGTCGCCTTCGCCTCGCCGACCAAGGGCATCGTCACCGCCGACCCGACCTATGAAGCGATCTGGCGCACCGGCGCCTGGCTCGGCGCCAAGGTGACGAAGGTGCCGCTGACCAAGGACAATGCCCATGACGTGAAGGCGATGCTGGCGGCCGATCCCAATGCCGGCGTCTATTATATCTGCTCGCCCAACAACCCGACCGGCACGATCACGCCGATCGGCGACATCGAATGGCTGGCCGCCAACAAGCCCAAGGATTCGGTGCTGGTGGTCGACGAAGCCTATATCCACTGGACCGATACGCCGCGCGCCGCCAAGCTCGCCGCCACCCGCGACGACGTGCTGGTGCTGCGCACCTTCTCGAAGCTGTTCGGCATG encodes:
- the tilS gene encoding tRNA lysidine(34) synthetase TilS; the encoded protein is MPELAPSHRPDALRLAVRALVDGEETARFGIAVSGGPDSMALLDLAVQAWPGRVAAATLDHGLRAESAAEAAMVARWCAERRVPHATLAPETEVSGNIQDWARRQRYAQLEAWRAGAGLDWILTAHHADDQLETLLMRLNRGSGVGGLAGVRARAGRVLRPLLTVRKAQLQAHADQAGLPYVLDPSNADPRFDRAALRKRLDGVDWIDAEAAARSAAALAEAEAALQWTVAGLAATHIHPSTDAWVLDRTDLPRELLRRLLIEMLCSADPEIVLPRGEALDRAIAAARAGRQASLGDWLLRGGAVWTLSPAPPRR
- the guaB gene encoding IMP dehydrogenase, translating into MDIRLGLTFDDVLLQPAESDVLPSQADTSTHVTKAIKLNIPILSSAMDTVTEADMAIVMAQLGGIGVLHRNLTVEEQADAVRAVKRFESGMVVNPITILPTATLADAQMLMQRHRISGIPVVEASGKLVGILTHRDTRFAENPGQPVSELMTKDNLATVKAGVGQDEAMRLLHARRIEKLLVVDDNYHCVGLITVKDIEKAVTYPQATKDASGRLRVAAASTVGDKGLERSKALIDAECDLIVIDTAHGHSKQVAVAVEAVKKLSNHVQVVAGNVATAEATKALIDAGADCVKVGIGPGSICTTRVVAGVGVPQLTAVMDSANEAHKHGVPVIADGGLRTSGDVAKALAAGAGCVMVGSLLAGTAEAPGETFLYQGRAYKSYRGMGSVGAMARGSADRYFQADIKDQMKLVPEGIEGQVPFKGPAKDVIHQLVGGVKAAMGYTGSRTIKDLQERARFVQITNAGLSESHVHDVTITREAPNYPTR
- the ftsH gene encoding ATP-dependent zinc metalloprotease FtsH — its product is MNDEKDPQGNPWIKSAMIWAGVIIALLLFVSLFERPTTQAGSAIAYSEFRAKVQEGQVKDVAIAPDRITGTLSSGQGFSTVPVNDPKLTDLLDDYNVKYSGQAEQQPSFWQIMLYQSLPFLLILGIAFFVLRQMQKGGGAGGAMGFGKSKAKLLTEKHGKVTFDDVAGIDEAREELQEIVEFLKDPSKFARLGGKIPKGALLVGSPGTGKTLLARAIAGEAGVPFFTISGSDFVEMFVGVGASRVRDMFEQAKKNAPCIVFIDEIDAVGRHRGAGLGNGNDEREQTLNQLLVEMDGFEANEGIIIVAATNRPDVLDPALLRPGRFDRQVVVPRPDIEGREKILAVHMKKVPLAPDVNPRTIARGTPGFSGADLANLVNEAALMAARRGKRLVAMDEFEAAKDKVMMGSERRSMVMTDDEKKMTAYHEAGHAIVAVHEPASDPIHKATIIPRGRALGMVMRLPERDSYSYHRDKMHANMAVAMGGRVAEEIIFGYDKVSSGASGDIQYATKLARDMVTQWGMSDKLGPLQYEEQQGETFLGYSQSQRVHMSDETAKLIDKEIRGLVEQGYARAQELLKGHEDQLHLLANAMLEYETLSGEEIKALLEKGEITRDDGTTIKPSVIPAAGSSIPKTRKRKGPFGDPTPAGA
- a CDS encoding oleate hydratase, whose translation is MPQSPIPGFDIPRTAPDGFVHEPDAAGAFWENSAANTLPPPDMVAAYQRNRPLPTDGIDTRKAYIIGGGIAGLAAAYYLIRDAHMPPANIMILENLDIEGGSLDGAGNAQDGYIIRGGREMNWNYDNLWDMFQDVPALELPAGFSVLDEYRMVNDNDPNWSKARLMHRQGEIRDFSTLGLTRAQQWELIRLLLKRKEDLDDLTIEDYFSKGFLQSNFWFLWRSMFAFQNWQSLLEMKLYMHRFLDALDGLHDMSALVFPKYNQFDSFVRPLSKLLRDKGVQIRFDTQVRDMRMRLEGDRRTVTDLLCRIDGREDSIAVGPRDLVFALTGSITEGTAYGDMDHAPVLKRGKADPSPDSDWTLWKNLAAQSPVFGRPEKFYGDADRSTWESATLTCKPSPLVDRLKQLSVNDPYSGRTVTGGVITFTDSNWVMSFTCNRQPHFPDQPGDVLVLWVYALLMDKDGNHVKKPMPACTGREILAELCYHLGIADQVDAVAANTKVRLALMPYITAEFMPRAAGDRPRIVPEGCTNLGLLGQFVETNNDVVFTMESSVRTARVAVYTLLDIPKAVPDLSPTQYDIRNLLKAARALNNGEPFIGERLLRRLLDRTYFAHILPPAPDGAPLDRAEEELRGLLGKGGDAIQRVGTWLSGFRDALQRRGD